The sequence below is a genomic window from Sandaracinaceae bacterium.
GGGCGACGGCGTCCATGGACATCTCCCAGTAGCCCGTCTCGACGACGAACTCCTGGGCCGCAGCCACGATGGCTTCGCGACGCGCTTCACGCTCGCGCTCGCGGCGCGAGGGCAGCTTGCAGGTGGGGCGGATGGACGACATGGCGCTGTCGGGGGGGACGGCAGAGCGAGACGTAGCGCCAGCGCCGAGGGCCGGCAAGGAAGTTTTTGACTGCCGGTCAGTAAATGACCGCTAGTCGCACGGGATCCCTGCGCCTTCGCGGACTGTGAAGAAATGCAAACGATGTCAGCGGGATACCGACTCCGCCCGGTTCGGTCAGATGCAGACGAGCCCAGAAGGGCTCAGCTCGCACGTCAGCCCTGCGGGGCAGTCCGCGTCGTCGGCGCACTCTTCGAGGCAGAACGCGTTGCGGGCCTCGTCCGCGCCAGGGGCCACGATGATGCCTTCGCGGTCGACGGGGGTGCACGCGAGCGTGGGCGAACACGGGAAGCGGATCGCGCAGCGCGACGTGCAGAAACCGGCCCCCGCCGTCGTACCGTTCGGGTCGGCGCGCAGGACGACGCAGTCGAGTCCGACGGTGCACTGCGGGGTACTCTCGCAGGCCTCGAACAATCTGCGCTCCGTACTGCCCTCGCAAGCGCTCAGCAGGACGGCCACGCAGACCAAGCCCCAGCGGCCGAGGGTGTGCAGCGATGACACGCGGCGACCATACCATGCCACTCTCGGCTCGGCGCGCGCCCTAGCAAGTGTCAGACTCTGCAGCATGTCCGGCTGGCCTAGTCGCAGGGGTTCGTCGACAGCCCACCCAGCGTGGCGTGGCGTCCCCTGGTGTGTGGTGATGGCGCTCGGCGTGGCGGGCTGCGGGAGCGACTCCGACCGCCCCGTCCCGCAATCCCCCGCAGAGCCGCAGGCCGCGCTGGTGCAGCTGTCCGGGCACGAACGCGAGCGCATCCCCGAGGTGCTCGCCGAGCTCCGTGCGGGGGCCTTCTCGCGTAGCGCGATGGTGCGCGACAACGCCCGCATTTTTCTGTTCTTGGCCGAGACCGCATCGGACGACGAGGTGGTCGCGGGGTCGCTGCGCGCCTTGCGCTCGACATGGACGCACAGCCCTCGCTACGAACGACAGATGGCGCTGCTCACGCCCGAGTACGGGGCCGTCGTGCGGCTCAGGCTCCACGACGAGCGCCCCGTGGTCCAGGCGGCGGCCATCGAAGCGGCCGAGAAGACGCTGCTGACCGACCCCCCCGACGAGCGCGTGGCCGAGGAGCTGGCGGCGCTCGCGTTGGCCCACCCCGACCCCGCAGGGCGCCTCGCCGCCCTCGAAGTGCTCTGGAACGTGACGACGCTGCGGACTCACCCCGAGTCGATGCGCCCCTACGTCGATGCCCTCTCGGCCCAGCAGCCCTGGCTGGTTTCGGCGTCGTTGTTCCGGCTGTCCGGCTTCGGCGCGGCGTATCCCGATGCGGCGAACCTTCGAGCTCGTCTGATCGAGCTGCTCGGGCACGACGACCCCGGCGTGCGGGGACGGGCTGCCACCACGCTCTCCAGCGTCGTCGGTGTGGCGGACCCCGCGCGCGACGCGGCCGGGCGGGCGATCGAACCGCTCCTGCGGGACGAGCACCCGTTCGTGCGCTCCGCCGCCGCGACCGCCCTCGCGTGGCTCGATCAACGCACGGCCGTGCCCGCCATCGTCGCGCTGCTCGACGACTCGGCGCGCGACACGTACGACCTGCGCGGGTTCACGCGGCTCGATGGGACCCCGGGGTTCCTGCACCACGACGGGTCGCCCTGGTCGCGCGTCGACGACGCCGCCCTGCGCGCGCTCCAAGCGTTCAGCGCGCGCGTCGGAGGGCGCTTCACCTTCGACATCCAGCAGGACCGCCTCGACGAGTCCTTCGCGTCGGCGCACCGCACCGCGCGTGCTTGGTTCGAGACCGCACGCGGCGCGCTGTCCACCGTCCCGTCAGCCGGGCGGTAGCGTCCCCTGCGCGCGCGCTGCGTCGCGCTTGCGGAGTACGATCAGGAGGGCCGGCATGGTGATGACCGCGCTGATCAGGCAGGTGACCTCGCTGATGGCCATGGCCGCGCCGAAGCTGTTGAGGGCCTGGTTGGCGCTGGTGTAGAGGGTGGAGTACCCGACGATGGTCGTGAGCGAGCAGAGCACCACCGCGCCGCCCGTCTCTTCCACGGCTGCGCGCACCGGGTTCGGCGTGTCCAGCTCGCACTCGAGCGAGTAGCGGCGCATGACGTTCACGCCGTAGTCCACGCCGTTCCCGAAGGTGATGGGGAACGCGACGAAGTTCAGGAAGTTCAGCTTCATGCCGGCGAGCGCCATGGAGGCCGCCATCCACACGATCCCGAGGAGGAGCGCCATCATCGTCAGCGCGCGTTCACGCAGGCGACGGAACGTCAGGATCACCAGCACGAGCGTCGCCAAGAACGAGACGACGATGGTGCGCGGTCCGTCGTCGCTGATGACCTGAATCATGTCGGCGAACACCGGCGCGCGGCCCGCGAGGGGCGGGCGCGTACCGTCGGCCAGCCGCACCTCCCGCAGCGCCGCCGCCCACGCCATCAGATACCGCCCGTCCCACACGGACTCGCCGCGCTGCTTCTCCACGACGATCAGCCGGCCCCGCGTCCCGTCGCGTTCCGTGAACGGTCGCGCCACGTCCTCGGGCAAGTCCGCGAGCGTCAGCGCGTGGAGGTCTTCGGGGGGGGTGTGCTCGTCGAGCTGCGCGAGCTGCTCCGCGTCGGCGTAGGGGCGCATCTCCTCCAGCAGCTCGCGAATCTCTGCGAGGAGGGGGAGCTTGGCCTCTTGGTCGCTGGGGAGGAGATCCTGGATCACGCGCACTCGGGACCACGGGGCGTGATCCTCGTCCCGCAGGCGCTCCAGCTCGTCGCGGAGGGGGAGGGCATCCGCGACGTCGTCGACCACCAGCACGATGCCCTGACCCTTGTCCGACGACGACAGGAAGTCACCGATGCGCGCGTTGATGCGCTGCGCGGTGGTGGAGCCCTCGCGCAGGGACTTCAGGTTGCGGAAGTCGTACTCCAGCGGGTCGCCGGCCAGGTATTGGTACATGACCACGCTGGCCCCGACACCGAGCACCGCGCTCAGCGCGAGGGCAGCGCGGGGGGCGCGCTCCACCATGGCCGCGAACGCGCGTCCGAACACGCTGGCTCGCACGCCCTCTTCGGCGAGCTTCAGCGGCCTCATCCGTTCGCTGAGCGCCGTCGCAGCCGGGAGCACCAGCATCGCGCCGAACCAGCACAGCACCATCCCGGCGAACCCGATGATCCCGAAGTCCCTGAAGCCGCGGAAGTCGGTGATGATCAGCGATCCGTACGCCACCGCAGCCGCCAGGGAGGCCGCCGCGGTGGCCAGCCAGACCCCGCGGTGGGTTTGCTGCATCGCCTGCTCCACGCTGCGCCCAGCGCGACGCTCCTCGAAGTAGCGCGCCAGCCAGATGATGTTGGGGTTGATCCCGTTGCCGATGACGATGCTGCCGAGGAACGCCGTGGACGTGTTCAGGTAGTCGACCGCCAGCTCGGCGAAGCCGAACGTGATCACCACGGGCACCATGAGCGCGAAGCCCAGCAGCGGGATGCTGCGCGCCTTGCGGAAGAACACGAAGATGGCGCTCAGGACCAACACGATGGTGAGCGTGGTGGCGAGCACGAGCTCGTCCTTGATCGCGTCGTGCTCTTCACGCGCCACCACCAGGTCGCCGGCGAAGGTCAGCCGCAGGTCCGGCGCGAAGCGGCTGGGGTCGATGTCGGCCGCGATGGCCTCGACGCTCTCGCGCAGGGTGCGAATGCCTCGCGCGTTGCCGCCCTTGAGGTCGCTGCGCACGAAGATGACCAGCAGGTTGCCGTCAGGGTGGACGTAGAAGCCCCCTGGGAAGCGGGAGAGCCTGGCGCGCCCCTCCTCGGCCCGCGCGCGCATCCGCGCCATGACCTCGTCGGGCCCCGGCGGCGGCGTGGTGCAGTCGTCCTCCAGGCACACGAAGAACGGGTTCCGGCGGTTGTGCTCGAACATCACGCGCTCCTCGAGCGCCGAGCGGATCTCACGCAGGTCGTCGACCGAGGCGAACAGGTGCTTGTTCTCCTCCACGAACGTCTCGTAGGTGCCAACGTTCCAGTCCACGCTGCGCACCAGCTCCCGTGGCAGGTCCTCGAGCCGCGGCACCAGCTCGCGCGCGAAGCCCTGCATGGCCTCGAGGTCTTCGGACTCGATGGCCAGCGTCAGCGTGTTCAACCCCGCGACGCGCCCTTCGATCCGCGCGATGTCCTGCACGCTCGGCTTGTCGCGCGGCAGGAGCGCGTCCCAGGCGCTGTTCAGGCCCAGCTGCCGGACGAGAGGGACCGCGGCCGCCGCGAGCAGGAGCGCCGCAACGACGAACGCGCCCGCCCGCCGGAATTGGAGGCTGGCGAGGCGGTCGAGCAGCGCATGAATGGCTTGGATGAAGCGCATGGCGAGCGACTATGCCCGCCGCTGCGGGCGCTGTCATGCCGACGCCCTGCCATGTGCGCCACGAGAAAATCGTGACGGCGCGCAATGGCGCGCGGGCTGCGCCGAAGACCCCGCGTGCGGTGCAGCGCCGCCCCGCGTTCGCGCGGACCACCCCACGTCTCCAAAGGAGCCCTGATGACCAGCCCGATCTCCACCGTATCGTTCATCGTCGTCCTCGCAGCCACGATGGTCTGCCTCACCGACTGGCTCTTCCGCAGCGTCCTCACGCTGCGGAGCCCGCGACCCATGCGCGCAGCGGCCGCCACCCTCGCGCTCTCGTCTCTGACGGTCGGCCCCTCGGTGTTCGGGGTGGACGCCCTCCTGGGAGGGGACCTGGCCAGCTTGACGCGCGGTCTGCTGGCGCTCCTGGTCGGAGTCGTCCAGACGGGCCTCGTGGTCCGTCTCGTGTTCGATGCGTCGCTCCCCACGGCGCTCGCGCATGGCCTCATCCTCCAGCTCGCGTGGGGGGCCATGTCCGTCCTGGTGCTGCTCTTCGACCGGCTCGGAGGGCACTACTACGCGGTCCCCCTCGTGGCGTTCGTGGCCGTCCATGCGGTCGGGCGCGCCCGCGACCGGGACCTCGTGCGCCGCCTCAGCAGCGTCCCGCCGACGGCGCCGAACGCCGACCTGCGCGCCAACCCCGCCTGATCCCAGAGCCCCGAGGGTGCCCCACGACCGCGCTGGCCCGGCCGAGGGGCGCGGGTCTGCCGGCAGCGCTCACGGCGTGGCGGGCCACGCGTCCGCAGGCGCCTCACGCAGCATGCTGGCGTCGCCCAGCATCACAGCGAGCGTCTTCCGGAGCCGTGTGAACACGGACTCTTGCACGTACGGCACCCCGTAGCGCTCACACAGCGCGCGGACCTCCGGCTGCATGCGCTGGTACTGCAGCATGCTCATGTCCGGAAACACGTGGTGCTCGATCTGATAGTTCAAGAACCCGTGCAAGAAGTCGTTCAGGTCGCTGCCCGTCGCGAAGTTCGTGGAGCCCGCGACCTGCCGGAAGTAGAACTCTCCCTTGCCCTGCCGCACCGGCTCGTCGAAAGCGTACATGTCCTCGCCCGCGTGGTTCGTGGTGATGACCAGGAACGAGTGCAGGTTCGTGAACCACTCGGCCAGCAGGCTGTTGGCAAGCACGTTCCCGGCGGCGACCGGCCCGAGGGGCAGAAACAGGAGCGGCACGAGACCGAAGTGAAAGGCCGCGTAGGGCAGCAGGCAGCGCTTCCACAGCTCGGGCTCACCCCACATGGACGCCAGGGACCGCGTGGGCGGGGCGTCGGCCGTGTCGCCCTCGCCGCGCTCCCGTCGCTGCGCGTCCTCCAGCAAGACGCGCAGCGTGTTCGGTGCGTAGTAGGTCAGCTTCCACGTGCTGGCGAAGAACGCGATGATCGCGGCGCGCGCCGGTCGCGGCAGCTCCGACGTCCGCAGCCAGTCCAGGTTCGCTTCCACCAGGTCGGGGTCTGCCACCTCCCCGAGCCGGTAGTGATGCAGCCGGTTGTGCTCGTGGTTCCAGGCCTGCGGATCGATCCAGTCGAGCCAGTCGCGAAACCGCCGCCGACCCACCGCGAAGTGGCGGCTGGTCCGTTCGGGGGACACGCCAGGGACGTGGTCGTAGCCTCGGTGGGACACGTGGTGGGCCACCATCGCCCAGCGCGTCAGCCGCCCCTGGCTGATGAGGAAGGCGGACACCGGGTTCGGGGCCACCGCGGCGGTGGCGTACCCCACCGCGGTGCACGCACGCCCCCAGCGCTCGATCTTGGCCAGGTGGGCCAGGTCCGCGGGGCCAGCTGCCGCGCGCATGCGGCGCTTCAACTCGTCCAGCTCTCGCGCGAACTCGCGGAGGTCGATGTCCCGTGCCGAGACGGGCGCGTGAGCAGAGGCAGGGATGCGCGGGGGGGCCGAGGGGGCAGGTTGGGTCATTGGGACGCGGCTCGCGGGGCGGCTCCGACATGTATCCCCGCCCGGCGCGGTCCGCAAACGCTCGTTTCGGCTTGCTGACAGGCCTCGCTGGGCGCATGAACTGCGGCACGGCACTCTCGCAGCGGTTTCGGGGCGCACAGCAACAGGTTGATGCGCGATCGAACCAAGCAGTCATGTTGGCTGCTGCGGCGTTCTTCGTGAGCTCCATTGAGCTCCCTTGGGGCGGGTCAGGTCGAGAGGCTAGAAGAGAGAAATGTGATGTCGAAGAAGCTATTTGTGGGGAGCCTCAGCTGGGGTACGGATGATCAGGGGCTGCGCACGGCGTTCGAGCGCTTTGGGGACGTGACCGACGCGAAGGTCATCACGGACCGTGACTCGGGCCGCAGCCGCGGGTTCGGGTTCGTGACCTTCGCTGATGATGGGGCCGCGGATCAGGCCATCGAGCAGATGCACGGGGCGACCCTCGACGGCCGCACCCTCAACGTCAACGAGGCGCAGGACCGTCGTGACGGCGGTGGCGGCGGCGGCGGGCGTGGCGGCTACGGCGGAGGTCGCGATCGCGACCGCGGCGGCCGTGATCGCGACCGCGGTGGCCGGGATGGCGGCGGCGGGCGCTGGTGATTCCAGCGTCAGCCGAAGGCTGGCGACCAGACTGAAACGGGCTCCCAGACGGGGGCCCTTTTCATTTGGGGTGTTCGGATCCAGCGCGGCGTGGTTTCCCCAGGCGGTCGCAAAGCGGACCAAAATTGCACTGTGGCGAACTTCCTGGCCCACCCAAGTCGGTGCTTGATGTATCGTCCGCCGAGAGAGAGACCGCTATGTCACACGCCAGAAACCTTCGCCTTCTCCCGCTCTTCGCCTTTCTGCTAGCCAGTTCACTCGCCGAGCCCCCGGGGGCGAGGGCCCAGAGCGCGCTGGAGACCGCTCAAGGACAAGCGCAAGCCGCCCGTGAGGCCTATCACTCGCTCGATCTCGACACGGCCCTCGAGCAGGCCCGTGCCGCCGTGGACACATGCGAACGCGGAGGGTGTCCGGGGCCGGACATGGCCCGCTACTACGTGCTGCAGGGCATGGTGGAGTACGCCGCCTCCCAGGACCGCGATCGCGCTCGCGCGATGTTTCGGCAGGCCGTGCACACGGACGCCAACGTCGAGCTGGACCCCGAGCTGGCCACCCCCGAGCTGCAGTCCATCCTGGTGGATGCGCGCGAGGATGTCGCCATCGACGGAAGCCTCTCGCCAGAGCAGGCGGCCCGGACCGGCCAGCCAGAGGACGGCCCCCGGGGCCACGAGGGGGCGACCTGCCACTCCGACGACGCGTGCGGCGGCGGGCTGATCTGCGAAGAGAACCAGTGCGTGCCGGGTGAGCGCGTCGAGCCGGACCAGCCATGGCAGCGCTTCTTCCTCGAGGTGGGCTTCAACATGGCCGCCGCGACCGCCAGCCACCAGATGACGCCGACGGAGCGCCCCGTGGTGGCGACCGGCAACGACCCACAGGCCGACAGCGACCTCAGCAACGACAGCTACTACCTGGGAGGCACCAACGGGTGCAACGCCCCCGCTCCGGCCGACGGCGCCACGCCGACCGCGGACAACTACTGCGTACGCGTCACGTCCGGCCTCTTTGTGTTCGCGCCAGGGCTGCATGTCGGCGCTGGCCTCTGGCTCACCGAGCGCATCGGCCTCTCCGTCCGGGCCCGCATTGGCTTTGGCAATGGCGGCGGGACGCTGGCCTTCGTGCAGGTCGGCCTGCGCGCTCACTTCCGGCTCGTGGTGCCCAAGCCCGACGGCTTCCATCTCTCGCTGTTCTTGGGCGGCGGTGTGGGTCAGATCCAGGTTCGCCCCAAGCAGGAGCCGACCATGTCGGGCGGGTCGATCCAGCGCCCTTGGGCTCAGACGGGCATCGCCGGCGCCGAGCTGGGCGCCAACATCGGCTACCGCTTCACGCCCAACGTGGGCATCATCGTCCAGCCGGGCGTCTACGCCCTGTTCCCGGACTTCTCCCTCGGCCTGCAGGCGACCGTCGGCCTGGACCTGGCCTTCGGGGCCGTCGGTGGCGCGCCGCCGCCCCCACCCGAGCCGGAGCCCGAGGACGACGACCGCGACGGGGACCGCATCCTCAACCACAACGACGCGTGCCCGGATGAGGCGGAGGACGTGGACGGCTTCGAGGACACGGACGGCTGCCCCGAGCTCGACAACGACAATGACGGCATCGTGGACGCCGCCGACGCCTGTCCGCGCGAGGCCGAGGACATGGACGGTTTCGAGGACGGCGACGGCTGCCCCGAGCGCGACAACGACGGCGACGGCGTGCCCGACGTGGACGACGCGTGCCCGAACGAGGTCGGCGTGGGCATCGCCCGCGGCTGCCCCGAGCCCGACCGCGACGGCGATGGCCTGGTCGACCGCATGGACAACTGTCCCGACGAGGCCGGTCCGCGCGAGAACCACGGCTGTCAGGAAGAGCAGTTCGTCGAGATCCAGGAAGACCGCCTGGTCATCACGCAGATCATCTACTTCCGCACCAACCGCGACGTCATCGAGGAGCGCTCGTTCCACCTGCTCGCGCAGATCGCCAACGTGCTCAACGCCCACCCGGAGATCCAGCGGGTGTCCATCGAGGGCCACACGGACAGCCGTGGTCGCGCCCGCAACAACCTGCGCCTGTCGCAGCGCCGCGCGCTGGCGGTCATGAACCACCTGGTGCGCACCGGCGGCGTGGACCCGGCGCGGCTCAGCTCCGAGGGTTACGGCTCCGAGCGGCCGGTCATCGAGAACGCGACCACCGAGGAAGAGCACGCGCAGAACCGTCGCGTGGAGTTCGTCATCCACCACGACGCGATGTGAGCAGCTTGACCGGTCGCCCCCCACGTACGACGTTGCGGGGGTGACCGGCCTGCGTCTCTTCGCCATCGGGGGCATCCCCGTATGGGTCAGCCCCTGGCTCCTGCTGCTGGGGGCTTTCCTCGTTCACGAGGAGGGCGTGAGTCAGGGCTTGGCGCTCACCCTTGGCCTCGCCGTGAGCGTCTTGGTGCACGAGCTGGGGCACGCCCTGGTGGCTCGGCGTTACCGTCTCTCGCCACAGATTCTCCTGCACGGCCTGGGGGGTCTGTGCGCCCATGAGCGCGCGGAGCGAGATCGGCACGACGCGCTCATTCTCGTCGCTGGTCCATTGGCCGGACTGCTGCTGGGCGTGCTGGTGCTCGCGTCTTCATTCGCCCTCCAGTGGGCAAACGTGGCGATCGGCCGGCCAGCCGGGCGTGTGCTCGACTTCCTGATCGAAATAAACATCGGCTGGTCGTTGGTGAACCTCCTGCCCATGTGGCCGCTGGACGGCGGACGCTTGTTCCGGTTGGGCCTCCTGCAGATGCTCCGCCCCTTGTGGGCGGAGCGCGTCACGCACGCGCTGTCTGTCGCCCTGCTCGGCGGAGCTGCGGTGGTCGCGTTCCTCGCACAGCAGCTCATGATCGGCTTCGTCGCGCTCTACTTCCTCCACCAGAACCTGCGCGTGCTGCTGGGCGAGGCCCCGGGCGACATCGTGCGCCCCAAGAACCCCCGCGTGAAGGCCATGCTGGCCGAGCTCGAGGCGGCCTACGCGTCCGGGGACGACGCGCTCGCGCTACGGCTCGGTCACCGGCTGCGCGAGGAGAGCTACCTGCCAGAGAGCGTGGTCCGCAAGACCTTCGCCATCGTCGGCGTCAGCACGGCGCGGCTCGGACGCCACGCGGAGGCGCTCCCCTATCTGCAGCGGGCCGAGGTCCGCGCCGACGTGGTCGAGGCGCTCATCGAGTGCCTCCACATGCTGGACCGCGACCGCGAGCTGGACGCGCTGCTCGAGTCCAAGGCCTTCGGCCTCCTGCCCCAGCTTCGCCGCGAGGAGATCCTCTCGGTGGTCCGCCCCACCACCAGCTGAGGGCCGGTGGGCTGGGCCGCGAGCAGCCCACGGCGGTTTGGTCCGGCGTGCGGCGGGCCTAGCAGTCGGCTTTCGAACGGTTAGCCCCCCAAGGCGTTGGGGATGCGCGCGCGGGCCGTCTCGCGCTGGATCACGAGGTGGTCCTTGTCGAAGGGCGCGAGGGGCGGCCCCTCGGCAGGCGCCTCGGCGTCGATGGCCACGGGCGCGCCGGCCAGCTCGGCCAACGCCGTGAGGTAGGCCCCGAGCGTATGAGGCCCGAACAGCGTCGACGCGCCCTCGTAGCGCTGGTGCGCGTACTCTTCCCGCGTGGTGATGTATCCGCCGTAGCCATTGGCGTGACCTCCCACGACCGCATCGACGGCCGCGGGAATGCACGCACGCAGCAGCGCGCGCGCGCGACGACCTGCCGTGGTCGTGGGCTCCCCAGGCAACAGACCGACGGCCAGGCCAGCGATGGACAAGAGCTGCAGCGGCAGGAAACGCGGCGCCCACGGGTCGTCTCCCAACGCGCCACCCGCGTGGGCCGCGCTCATGTAGGCCATGGAGTAGTCGAAGCGCCCGAGGGGGGCGACGGTGGTGTAGGGCACCAGGCCGAACGCCAGCCCGCGCACACCGTGGCCCACCTCGAACAGGGGCACCTGGGGGTCCTCGCTGGCGGAGCGCCGCCGCAGCGCCGCGATGGCCGAGAACACGGGCCGAAGACGGTGCAGCGGGCCGGGACCCTCGAGCGTACCCAGGCTCATGCTGAGTCCCAGGCGCGCGATGCGGGTCCGTACGTCGGCGGGCGAACGCAGGAGGTCTTGCCCCACGAACCTGGGCGCGACAGGCGCGTGTGCCATGTCGAGGTGGCGCGTGCGCCCGCCCACAGCCCCGGTCAGCGGCGCCGTCCGCGCGGCGCGATCGAACGCTTGGTAGGCGTACTCGGCCTGCAGGGCGCCGTTCAGCTCGGCGCTGGCGTGGTCGTCGTCGTGCTCGCCGATCGCCTCCTGCCGCCCCTTGTCCCAGCGGCGGTTCGGCGACACGTCACCTGCCGCGCCTTGGGCGAAGATCGCGACGAACTCTGGACGGTGGCCCTCCGCTGCGGCGCGGCGCTCCACGCGGATCGCGGCGATGCCCTTGTTGTCGGGATGCAGCTCGTCCAGGTGA
It includes:
- a CDS encoding HEAT repeat domain-containing protein: MALGVAGCGSDSDRPVPQSPAEPQAALVQLSGHERERIPEVLAELRAGAFSRSAMVRDNARIFLFLAETASDDEVVAGSLRALRSTWTHSPRYERQMALLTPEYGAVVRLRLHDERPVVQAAAIEAAEKTLLTDPPDERVAEELAALALAHPDPAGRLAALEVLWNVTTLRTHPESMRPYVDALSAQQPWLVSASLFRLSGFGAAYPDAANLRARLIELLGHDDPGVRGRAATTLSSVVGVADPARDAAGRAIEPLLRDEHPFVRSAAATALAWLDQRTAVPAIVALLDDSARDTYDLRGFTRLDGTPGFLHHDGSPWSRVDDAALRALQAFSARVGGRFTFDIQQDRLDESFASAHRTARAWFETARGALSTVPSAGR
- a CDS encoding neutral/alkaline non-lysosomal ceramidase N-terminal domain-containing protein, yielding MSHATPNGAQAALRYRAGFGRREITVYEHGMAMLGWEHPHHKVRGVSMPLHARALFVEDVERGGRVALVVAELGYMTCAVRLHVLSELARRAQDDASLRRLGPHNVALSATHTHSGPSGLSQFPMYNTTNRGFSRPVFDTVVAGIVDAITDAVAAAEPATLSYATARIPYHVPVAFNRSVRAFNDNADTRAVPTDRPELATARTSKTLRVSDAAGRGLGLVNWFGLHGTSLHPHLDELHPDNKGIAAIRVERRAAAEGHRPEFVAIFAQGAAGDVSPNRRWDKGRQEAIGEHDDDHASAELNGALQAEYAYQAFDRAARTAPLTGAVGGRTRHLDMAHAPVAPRFVGQDLLRSPADVRTRIARLGLSMSLGTLEGPGPLHRLRPVFSAIAALRRRSASEDPQVPLFEVGHGVRGLAFGLVPYTTVAPLGRFDYSMAYMSAAHAGGALGDDPWAPRFLPLQLLSIAGLAVGLLPGEPTTTAGRRARALLRACIPAAVDAVVGGHANGYGGYITTREEYAHQRYEGASTLFGPHTLGAYLTALAELAGAPVAIDAEAPAEGPPLAPFDKDHLVIQRETARARIPNALGG
- a CDS encoding MMPL family transporter — protein: MRFIQAIHALLDRLASLQFRRAGAFVVAALLLAAAAVPLVRQLGLNSAWDALLPRDKPSVQDIARIEGRVAGLNTLTLAIESEDLEAMQGFARELVPRLEDLPRELVRSVDWNVGTYETFVEENKHLFASVDDLREIRSALEERVMFEHNRRNPFFVCLEDDCTTPPPGPDEVMARMRARAEEGRARLSRFPGGFYVHPDGNLLVIFVRSDLKGGNARGIRTLRESVEAIAADIDPSRFAPDLRLTFAGDLVVAREEHDAIKDELVLATTLTIVLVLSAIFVFFRKARSIPLLGFALMVPVVITFGFAELAVDYLNTSTAFLGSIVIGNGINPNIIWLARYFEERRAGRSVEQAMQQTHRGVWLATAAASLAAAVAYGSLIITDFRGFRDFGIIGFAGMVLCWFGAMLVLPAATALSERMRPLKLAEEGVRASVFGRAFAAMVERAPRAALALSAVLGVGASVVMYQYLAGDPLEYDFRNLKSLREGSTTAQRINARIGDFLSSSDKGQGIVLVVDDVADALPLRDELERLRDEDHAPWSRVRVIQDLLPSDQEAKLPLLAEIRELLEEMRPYADAEQLAQLDEHTPPEDLHALTLADLPEDVARPFTERDGTRGRLIVVEKQRGESVWDGRYLMAWAAALREVRLADGTRPPLAGRAPVFADMIQVISDDGPRTIVVSFLATLVLVILTFRRLRERALTMMALLLGIVWMAASMALAGMKLNFLNFVAFPITFGNGVDYGVNVMRRYSLECELDTPNPVRAAVEETGGAVVLCSLTTIVGYSTLYTSANQALNSFGAAMAISEVTCLISAVITMPALLIVLRKRDAARAQGTLPPG
- a CDS encoding OmpA family protein is translated as MSHARNLRLLPLFAFLLASSLAEPPGARAQSALETAQGQAQAAREAYHSLDLDTALEQARAAVDTCERGGCPGPDMARYYVLQGMVEYAASQDRDRARAMFRQAVHTDANVELDPELATPELQSILVDAREDVAIDGSLSPEQAARTGQPEDGPRGHEGATCHSDDACGGGLICEENQCVPGERVEPDQPWQRFFLEVGFNMAAATASHQMTPTERPVVATGNDPQADSDLSNDSYYLGGTNGCNAPAPADGATPTADNYCVRVTSGLFVFAPGLHVGAGLWLTERIGLSVRARIGFGNGGGTLAFVQVGLRAHFRLVVPKPDGFHLSLFLGGGVGQIQVRPKQEPTMSGGSIQRPWAQTGIAGAELGANIGYRFTPNVGIIVQPGVYALFPDFSLGLQATVGLDLAFGAVGGAPPPPPEPEPEDDDRDGDRILNHNDACPDEAEDVDGFEDTDGCPELDNDNDGIVDAADACPREAEDMDGFEDGDGCPERDNDGDGVPDVDDACPNEVGVGIARGCPEPDRDGDGLVDRMDNCPDEAGPRENHGCQEEQFVEIQEDRLVITQIIYFRTNRDVIEERSFHLLAQIANVLNAHPEIQRVSIEGHTDSRGRARNNLRLSQRRALAVMNHLVRTGGVDPARLSSEGYGSERPVIENATTEEEHAQNRRVEFVIHHDAM
- a CDS encoding RNA-binding protein, whose amino-acid sequence is MSKKLFVGSLSWGTDDQGLRTAFERFGDVTDAKVITDRDSGRSRGFGFVTFADDGAADQAIEQMHGATLDGRTLNVNEAQDRRDGGGGGGGRGGYGGGRDRDRGGRDRDRGGRDGGGGRW
- a CDS encoding fatty acid desaturase, with the translated sequence MTQPAPSAPPRIPASAHAPVSARDIDLREFARELDELKRRMRAAAGPADLAHLAKIERWGRACTAVGYATAAVAPNPVSAFLISQGRLTRWAMVAHHVSHRGYDHVPGVSPERTSRHFAVGRRRFRDWLDWIDPQAWNHEHNRLHHYRLGEVADPDLVEANLDWLRTSELPRPARAAIIAFFASTWKLTYYAPNTLRVLLEDAQRRERGEGDTADAPPTRSLASMWGEPELWKRCLLPYAAFHFGLVPLLFLPLGPVAAGNVLANSLLAEWFTNLHSFLVITTNHAGEDMYAFDEPVRQGKGEFYFRQVAGSTNFATGSDLNDFLHGFLNYQIEHHVFPDMSMLQYQRMQPEVRALCERYGVPYVQESVFTRLRKTLAVMLGDASMLREAPADAWPATP